A window of the Pungitius pungitius chromosome 3, fPunPun2.1, whole genome shotgun sequence genome harbors these coding sequences:
- the nars2 gene encoding probable asparagine--tRNA ligase, mitochondrial, producing MFQSAAKTFSVATTTAATLTRGTWFSIRHYCNKTPARLRVSEAVSGAELGANVKVQGWIRSVRPQKENLFLHVNDGSSLQSLQVVASSELNHPLLTLGSAVEVTGTLRKSPRQKQPFELQADHIHIVGDCNPVDFPFKIKERHSLEYIRQFPHLRCRTNAFSSLLRIRSEATTAVHSYFKENSFVQIHTPVITSNDCEGAGELFQVEPSSPNNEEGEKFFSVPAFLTVSGQLHLEVMSGAFSRVYTFGPTFRAENSQSRRHLAEFYMVEAEVSFTQSLEDLTKVMEDMFRSATEHVLAHCAEDVDLFHKHVAPGHRDTVEVMLKNRFPVLTYSEAIDILKKSSQKFAFPIYWGCDLQTEHEKYLVKHCGNIPVFVTDYPYDLKPFYARDNLDHPEHTAAAVDLLVPGVGELCGGSLREERLDLLKARLEEAGLEDTYSWYLDLRRFGSVPHGGFGMGFERFLQCILGVDNIKDVIAFPRFSHSCPL from the exons ATGTTTCAGTCTGCTGCTAAAACGTTTTCTGTTGCAACGACCACAGCAGCGACGCTAACTCGGGGAACATGGTTTAGTATTCGACATTATTGCAACAAGACACCGGCTAGActgagagtgtcagaagcagttTCAGGAGCTGAACTGGGAGCGAATGTCAAAGTGCAG GGATGGATTCGGTCTGTTAGACCTCAGAAGGAAAATCTCTTTCTCCACGTGAATGATGGGAGCTCCCTGCAGTCATTGCAGGTCGTCGCCAGCTCAGAGTTGAATCATCC ATTGCTCACACTTGGTAGTGCTGTTGAAGTCACGGGTACTCTTCGGAAAAGTCCACGGCAAAAACAGCCATTTGAACTGCAAGCAGACCATATCCACATAGTTGGAGATTGTAACCCTGTG GAttttcccttcaaaataaaagagagaCACAGCCTTGAGTATATTCGACAGTTCCCGCATCTCAGGTGTAGGACAAATGCGTTTAGCTCCCTGTTGAGAATACGAAGTGAGGCCACTACAGCAGTTCACTCATATTTCAAG gaAAATAGCTTTGTTCAGATTCACACTCCGGTCATTACCTCAAACGACTGTGAAGGGGCTGGGGAACTCTTTCAGGTTGAG CCGTCCAGCCCAAACAATGAAGAAGGTGAGAAGTTTTTCTCTGTTCCAGCTTTCCTGACTGTCTCTGGTCAGCTTCATCTGGAAGTGATGTCAGG ggCTTTTTCGAGAGTCTACACATTCGGACCAACTTTTCGTGCAGAGAACTCCCAAAGCAGACGCCACCTGGCTGAGTTTTACATGGTGGAGGCCGAGGTCTCCTTCACACAGTCCTTAGAGGATCTCACCAAG GTCATGGAGGACATGTTCAGGTCCGCCACTGAGCATGTCTTGGCTCACTGTGCCGAGGATGTGGATTTGTTTCACAAGCATGTGGCTCCTGGACACAGG GACACTGTGGAAGTTATGCTGAAGAACCGATTTCCTGT GTTGACCTACAGTGAAGCTATTGACATCCTAAAAAAAAGTTCCCAGAAATTTGCCTTCCCAATATAT TGGGGTTGTGACCTCCAGACAGAGCATGAGAAGTACCTGGTGAAACACTGTGGCAACATTCCAGTCTTTGTCACTGATTACCCTTATGATCTTAAGCCTTTTTATGCAAGAGACAACCTAGACCATCCCGAGCACACG GCAGCTGCAGTGGATCTTCTGGTGCCGGGTGTTGGAGAGCTCTGTGGGGGCTCGCTGAGGGAGGAGAGGCTGGATCTGCTGAAGGCCCGGCTAGAAGA GGCCGGATTAGAAGACACCTACAGCTG GTATCTGGATCTGAGGCGTTTTGGCTCCGTCCCTCATGGAGGCTTTGGAATGGGATTTGAGCGATTTTTGCAATGCATTCTTGGTGTTGACAACATCAAAGATGTGATTGCGTTCCCCAGATTTTCCCATTCTTGCCCTCTATAA